One Thermofilum pendens Hrk 5 DNA segment encodes these proteins:
- the psmB gene encoding archaeal proteasome endopeptidase complex subunit beta, with product MSADLRDKVLKGTTTVGLVGKDFVVLAADRRATAGYFIANKQTWKIVEIDSHIAATIAGTVGDAQQLVDRLRVEARYYKTITGDSMPVKSVATLASLILFQYRPILSVQMLIGGVDSDGPSLFSVDWLGTVTREKYTATGSGSPYAVSLLEHEYREDLSLEEAVNLAVKAVNIALARDPGSGEGVDIATITKEGIRMKRV from the coding sequence ATGAGCGCGGATTTGCGGGATAAAGTATTGAAGGGTACAACGACTGTTGGACTCGTAGGTAAGGACTTCGTGGTGCTGGCGGCAGATAGGAGGGCGACCGCGGGGTATTTCATAGCAAACAAGCAAACGTGGAAAATTGTAGAGATAGACTCCCATATAGCCGCTACAATCGCTGGAACTGTTGGAGACGCCCAGCAGCTCGTCGACAGGTTGAGGGTAGAAGCTCGATACTACAAAACAATCACGGGAGACAGTATGCCCGTGAAAAGCGTTGCGACGCTGGCTTCCCTAATACTTTTCCAATACAGGCCCATACTATCCGTTCAAATGCTGATTGGCGGTGTAGACTCAGACGGCCCATCACTCTTCTCGGTGGACTGGCTCGGCACGGTAACACGGGAGAAGTACACGGCCACGGGGTCTGGGTCGCCCTATGCGGTCTCGCTACTTGAGCACGAGTACAGAGAAGACCTCTCACTAGAAGAGGCCGTCAACCTTGCAGTAAAAGCTGTAAACATAGCTTTAGCCCGCGACCCAGGAAGCGGAGAAGGAGTGGACATTGCGACAATAACAAAGGAAGGAATAAGAATGAAGAGAGTTTAA
- the fen gene encoding flap endonuclease-1 has translation MGVDIKELVEPVAKEVELGFFSKKVIAIDAYNSLYQFLATIRQKDGTPLLDAQGNVTSHLNGLFYRTINYIELGIKPVYVFDGRPPELKQKELERRYQIKVEAEKKYREAIERGDLEEARIYAQQTSRLTAAMVHDAKLLLRYMGVPYVEAPSEGEAQAAYMVKKGDAWASGSQDFDSLLFGSPRLVRNLAITGKRKLPRKDVYVEVKPEIVELEELLRVHGITHQQLVVIGILVGTDYAPEGARGIGVKKALKLVKELKDPEKIFRSVEWSSDVPPEKILELFLHPEVTDSYELTWKEPDKEKVIELLVERHQFSMERVTNALDRLEKAVKTHFKQQSLESWFGF, from the coding sequence GTGGGGGTTGACATAAAGGAGCTTGTAGAGCCGGTAGCAAAGGAGGTGGAGCTGGGGTTCTTCTCGAAAAAAGTGATAGCCATAGATGCCTACAACTCGCTGTACCAGTTCTTGGCTACTATAAGGCAGAAGGACGGAACGCCGTTACTTGACGCGCAAGGAAACGTAACAAGCCATCTCAACGGACTATTCTATAGGACGATAAACTACATAGAGTTAGGGATAAAGCCTGTGTACGTCTTCGACGGGAGGCCGCCGGAGTTGAAGCAGAAGGAACTGGAGAGGAGGTACCAGATAAAAGTAGAAGCCGAGAAAAAATACCGAGAAGCTATAGAGAGGGGAGACCTCGAGGAAGCCCGTATCTACGCTCAGCAGACTAGCAGGCTAACGGCAGCCATGGTTCATGACGCGAAGCTCCTTCTGCGCTACATGGGCGTCCCCTACGTGGAGGCTCCGAGCGAGGGAGAAGCGCAGGCCGCTTACATGGTGAAGAAAGGCGACGCCTGGGCCTCGGGAAGCCAGGACTTCGACTCGCTACTATTCGGAAGCCCCAGGCTCGTTAGGAATTTAGCCATAACTGGTAAGCGTAAACTACCGCGGAAAGACGTCTACGTCGAAGTAAAGCCCGAGATTGTCGAGCTCGAAGAACTACTTAGGGTACACGGCATAACACACCAGCAACTCGTAGTTATAGGTATTCTCGTAGGGACGGACTATGCGCCAGAGGGAGCTAGGGGTATTGGGGTGAAAAAGGCTTTGAAGCTAGTGAAGGAGCTGAAGGACCCCGAGAAAATTTTCAGATCGGTGGAGTGGTCGAGCGACGTGCCACCCGAGAAGATCCTAGAGCTATTCCTGCACCCAGAAGTCACGGATAGCTACGAGCTTACCTGGAAAGAGCCCGACAAGGAGAAAGTAATCGAACTACTGGTCGAAAGACATCAATTCTCGATGGAACGCGTAACGAACGCCTTGGATAGATTAGAAAAGGCAGTCAAAACCCACTTTAAGCAACAATCTTTGGAGTCCTGGTTCGGCTTCTAG
- a CDS encoding DUF371 domain-containing protein — protein sequence MITTDVRILEAIRARGHVNIRATHRTTLEITTEENLTPRGDCIIGVKANKAARDLRPEAKEYLRSGQRVLLALVLPGQGLYDTFYARGHPDLTFTDRTSIVVRKSSYIDGRTIAVNSQKAAYEIDRRIIEEIKNPDAVLLLYILPGEASQSEVLEAIREDLDVDSEQ from the coding sequence ATTATCACCACGGATGTACGAATCCTAGAAGCAATACGCGCGCGAGGACACGTTAACATAAGGGCAACTCATAGAACCACGCTTGAAATAACCACCGAGGAGAACCTGACTCCCAGAGGGGACTGCATTATCGGCGTGAAAGCTAATAAAGCGGCAAGGGACCTTAGGCCGGAAGCTAAGGAATACCTTAGAAGTGGTCAAAGAGTACTGCTCGCACTAGTTTTACCGGGGCAAGGGCTCTACGATACTTTCTACGCACGTGGACACCCAGACCTCACCTTCACGGATAGAACATCCATTGTTGTGAGAAAAAGCTCGTACATCGATGGTCGAACAATAGCTGTAAACTCGCAAAAAGCTGCCTACGAAATAGATAGACGGATAATAGAGGAGATTAAAAACCCCGATGCAGTCCTACTGCTCTACATCCTCCCAGGAGAAGCCTCACAGAGCGAAGTCCTGGAAGCTATACGCGAAGACCTCGACGTAGACTCTGAGCAATAG
- a CDS encoding ABC transporter substrate-binding protein produces the protein MSAGNTVAGKSSLARVLAYIVIALLIGAFLGYFLRGYPAQQQAATTQTSVTTIPIGALVELSGDLSSYGKRDELAMQIAIEDVNNFAEKIGSPYRFKLLVEDSGTSPEQALSRIKTLAAQGVRAVIGLEASSEVAAVKQFADTNHVVVLSVGSTALSLAIPGDYILRVVPPDSVQSKALARLIYSLGYRNVAVIYRNDAWGVGLFEGFSARFKELGGNVAGVAYDPAAKDLSGEVNRLADIAASMGSNTAVLAITFEDDGIQIVKLAARNPVLSKLKWFGTDGVAQSTKLASEAGEELIALGGFPCTIFQPSENQRLADFVNRFRSRSGGEDPHAYAMNAYDAVWLVALSVMLTGSYSGDKLLSTIPLVAQNFNGITGPLTLDANGDRASGDYAIWRVVKTANGYDWQIIGWYSASSDSVTIQGG, from the coding sequence ATGTCTGCCGGAAATACTGTAGCAGGTAAAAGCAGTTTAGCAAGGGTGCTTGCATACATCGTGATAGCTTTACTTATAGGCGCCTTCCTGGGCTACTTCCTGCGAGGATACCCGGCACAGCAACAGGCGGCTACCACGCAAACATCGGTAACAACGATACCTATAGGAGCGCTCGTTGAGCTTTCTGGTGATCTCTCGTCTTACGGTAAGAGAGACGAGCTAGCAATGCAGATAGCCATCGAAGACGTTAACAACTTCGCCGAGAAGATAGGCTCGCCGTACAGGTTCAAGTTGCTCGTAGAGGACTCCGGAACTAGCCCGGAGCAAGCCCTCTCGAGGATTAAGACTCTGGCCGCGCAGGGTGTACGCGCAGTTATAGGGCTAGAGGCCAGTAGCGAGGTAGCAGCAGTGAAGCAGTTCGCTGACACGAACCACGTAGTCGTTTTAAGCGTAGGATCGACAGCTTTGTCGCTGGCAATCCCCGGCGACTACATACTAAGAGTTGTACCACCAGACAGCGTGCAAAGCAAGGCTCTGGCCCGCCTTATCTACTCGCTGGGATACCGGAACGTGGCGGTGATATACCGCAACGACGCATGGGGTGTAGGTCTCTTTGAAGGGTTCAGCGCGAGGTTCAAGGAGCTGGGAGGGAACGTGGCGGGGGTTGCGTACGACCCTGCGGCTAAGGATCTCAGCGGTGAGGTGAACAGGCTCGCGGACATAGCGGCTAGCATGGGGTCTAACACGGCGGTGCTCGCCATAACGTTCGAGGACGACGGCATACAGATAGTGAAGCTAGCGGCCAGGAACCCTGTCCTCTCCAAGCTCAAGTGGTTCGGCACAGACGGCGTGGCTCAGTCGACCAAGCTTGCAAGCGAAGCTGGGGAAGAGCTAATAGCTCTGGGAGGCTTTCCGTGCACGATATTCCAGCCTTCCGAGAACCAGCGTCTAGCAGACTTCGTGAACAGATTCCGTAGTAGGAGCGGGGGCGAGGATCCACACGCGTACGCCATGAACGCCTACGACGCAGTCTGGCTCGTAGCCCTATCGGTGATGCTTACAGGCTCCTACTCGGGAGACAAGCTACTAAGCACTATTCCACTCGTCGCCCAGAACTTCAACGGAATCACGGGACCGCTCACGCTGGACGCAAACGGAGACAGAGCTTCGGGAGACTACGCTATATGGCGCGTCGTTAAAACAGCAAACGGCTACGACTGGCAGATAATAGGATGGTACAGCGCGTCCTCCGATAGCGTTACAATCCAGGGAGGCTAA
- a CDS encoding 50S ribosomal protein L40e: MPIRDPEKLQLALEHHFKVKICRRCNARNPWNAERCRRCKSRDLRPKRYKK; encoded by the coding sequence ATGCCTATAAGGGATCCTGAGAAGTTGCAACTTGCACTGGAACACCACTTCAAGGTGAAGATATGCAGGAGGTGCAACGCCAGAAACCCTTGGAACGCTGAGCGATGCAGGAGGTGTAAAAGCAGAGACTTAAGGCCTAAGCGGTACAAGAAGTAG
- the rimI gene encoding ribosomal protein S18-alanine N-acetyltransferase, whose amino-acid sequence MREEELGDVMRINKKVLPENYPAFYFELHYRNFGKAFLVAEVKGKIVGYIMCRVEYDNLYTNPQKVGRRGHVISLAVLEEWRRKGIGYNLMVKAMEAMKTYYGAEEYYLEVRVSNEPAIRLYKKLGFNVVKILQGYYLDGEDAYLMARPA is encoded by the coding sequence GTGCGGGAAGAGGAGCTAGGCGACGTCATGAGGATAAACAAGAAAGTTCTCCCCGAGAACTACCCGGCGTTTTACTTCGAGCTTCACTACAGGAACTTCGGGAAAGCGTTCCTGGTCGCAGAGGTTAAGGGGAAAATAGTCGGCTACATAATGTGCAGAGTAGAGTATGACAACCTATACACGAACCCTCAGAAGGTTGGGCGCAGAGGGCACGTGATTTCGCTCGCTGTTCTCGAGGAGTGGAGAAGGAAGGGCATAGGGTATAACTTGATGGTTAAGGCTATGGAGGCTATGAAGACCTACTACGGGGCGGAGGAGTACTACTTAGAGGTGAGGGTGAGCAACGAGCCCGCTATCAGACTTTACAAAAAACTAGGATTTAACGTTGTAAAAATACTCCAGGGCTACTACCTCGACGGGGAAGACGCATACCTCATGGCACGGCCCGCTTAG
- a CDS encoding FKBP-type peptidyl-prolyl cis-trans isomerase has product MGLQKGDFVLVNYTISVLEESGERVIDTTIKEEAEKAGFRTENVAFEPELVVVGEGFLLKPVEEKLVEMNEGEKREIVLEPSQAFGERDPKNIRVIPARELSSRGIIPRVGEEIELDGKRGKIIKIGAGRVTIDFNHPFAGKKVKVVLSLEKVLKNEEEKIKVLFRRWFRGIPQDKVNVTKGDGAVRIEVPPSIFLFENSFNLLSGFVRDVEKYFGDIASIELVEKIQLERGEKKEGEAASEATTASGETSSQEAKAEEKAAQ; this is encoded by the coding sequence ATGGGATTGCAAAAGGGAGACTTCGTACTGGTAAACTACACGATAAGCGTGCTTGAAGAGTCGGGAGAAAGAGTGATCGACACAACAATCAAAGAAGAGGCCGAAAAGGCGGGCTTCAGAACAGAAAATGTAGCCTTCGAGCCGGAGCTTGTCGTCGTGGGTGAAGGGTTCCTGCTCAAACCCGTAGAGGAAAAGTTAGTCGAGATGAACGAGGGTGAGAAAAGGGAGATAGTACTCGAACCTTCCCAGGCTTTCGGAGAGAGGGATCCCAAAAACATCCGCGTGATTCCGGCGCGTGAGCTATCGAGCAGGGGGATCATCCCCAGAGTCGGAGAGGAAATTGAGCTCGACGGCAAAAGAGGAAAGATAATTAAAATAGGAGCAGGAAGGGTCACGATCGACTTCAATCATCCCTTCGCAGGGAAGAAGGTTAAGGTTGTTCTCTCCCTAGAGAAGGTGCTGAAAAACGAGGAGGAGAAAATTAAAGTGCTCTTCCGTAGATGGTTCAGAGGGATACCCCAGGACAAAGTAAACGTGACCAAGGGAGACGGCGCAGTTAGGATAGAAGTTCCTCCATCGATATTCCTCTTCGAAAACTCCTTCAACCTACTGAGTGGGTTCGTAAGGGACGTTGAGAAGTACTTCGGAGACATAGCTTCGATCGAGCTCGTAGAGAAGATACAGCTGGAGAGAGGAGAGAAAAAGGAGGGAGAGGCCGCCAGCGAGGCTACGACCGCTTCAGGAGAAACCTCTTCGCAAGAAGCCAAAGCCGAGGAGAAGGCTGCTCAGTAG
- a CDS encoding UPF0179 family protein, whose product MGRRTISMVTEPFAYPGATFQPVLSSKCIDCEYFNACIGALRPLVRYKVVALRNHFNQCPALAEKMRVVEVEEQPFNVVLSARLAFPGATVRYSKPQCSEEVKGKYRVECDPIYVEEGERVKVLRRLAKVDSQLFLCEVEATEQPSPRLWLLAKRFLLKRS is encoded by the coding sequence ATGGGTAGAAGAACGATCTCCATGGTTACAGAGCCTTTTGCATACCCAGGAGCAACCTTTCAGCCCGTTCTCTCGTCGAAGTGCATTGACTGTGAGTATTTCAATGCCTGCATAGGCGCACTTAGACCGCTCGTTAGGTATAAGGTTGTGGCGCTGAGGAACCACTTCAACCAGTGCCCGGCGCTTGCAGAGAAGATGAGGGTAGTCGAAGTCGAAGAACAACCCTTTAACGTTGTACTCAGCGCCCGCCTTGCCTTCCCAGGGGCTACCGTTAGGTATTCGAAGCCGCAGTGTAGCGAGGAGGTGAAAGGGAAGTACCGCGTAGAGTGTGATCCAATATATGTGGAAGAAGGCGAAAGAGTGAAAGTTCTCAGGCGGTTGGCTAAGGTTGATTCTCAGCTATTCCTCTGCGAAGTAGAGGCTACTGAGCAGCCTTCTCCTCGGCTTTGGCTTCTTGCGAAGAGGTTTCTCCTGAAGCGGTCGTAG
- a CDS encoding CDC48 family AAA ATPase, with translation MNNEGKVPEIELKVLEVRQHEAGRGRVRIDEDAMEALGISAGDVVEIEGKRKTVAIAWPGYAEDKGKGIIRMDGWTRKNAGVSIGDKVKVRKAEVKPAQFIRLAPVSMTLAVDENFVAYVKKRLVDRPIIEGDVIQIPVLGQVIHFNVVNIKPKGVVVVTDKTQLKILERPVDTGKIPRVTYDDIGDLEEAKQKIREMVELPLRHPELFKRLGIDPPKGILLYGPPGTGKTLLAKAVANETDAYFIAINGPEIMSKFYGESEQRLREIFEEAKEHAPAIIFIDEIDAIAPKREEVTGEVEKRVVAQLLALMDGLEARGDVIVIGATNRPNALDPALRRPGRFDREIEIGIPDKRGRLEIFKVHTRSMPLAKDVDLEKLAEITHGFVGADIAALCREAAMKALRRVLPKIDLEKDEIPVEVLETIEVTMDDFMNAFREITPSALREIEVEVPAVHWDDIGGLEDVKQQLREAVEWPLKYPESFSRLGIDPPKGILLYGPPGTGKTLLAKAVATESEANFVSIKGPEVYSKWVGESERAIRELFRKARQVAPSIIFIDEIDALAPMRGLVTSDSGVTERVVSQLLTEMDGLERLEGVVVIAATNRPDIIDPALLRPGRFDRLIYVPPPDEKARLEILKVHTRRMPLAEDVDLAEIARKTEGYTGADIEVLVREAGLLALRENISIDKVYRRHFEEALKKVRPSLTPEIIKFYESWNERARKVSKQQLTVTGFYV, from the coding sequence GTGAATAACGAAGGAAAAGTCCCCGAGATAGAGCTCAAAGTGCTTGAGGTAAGACAGCACGAGGCTGGGAGGGGCAGGGTGAGGATAGACGAGGACGCCATGGAGGCTCTGGGAATAAGTGCTGGTGATGTTGTGGAGATAGAGGGTAAGAGGAAGACTGTCGCCATCGCTTGGCCTGGATACGCCGAGGACAAGGGGAAAGGCATAATCCGAATGGATGGCTGGACGAGGAAGAACGCCGGCGTCAGTATAGGCGACAAAGTCAAGGTTAGAAAGGCTGAGGTGAAGCCGGCCCAGTTCATAAGACTTGCCCCGGTGTCTATGACACTCGCCGTCGACGAGAACTTCGTGGCTTACGTGAAGAAGAGGCTTGTTGACAGGCCGATAATTGAGGGCGACGTTATACAGATCCCCGTGCTAGGCCAGGTAATTCACTTCAACGTTGTGAACATCAAGCCAAAAGGAGTAGTCGTAGTCACGGATAAAACTCAGCTCAAAATACTCGAGAGACCTGTTGATACCGGAAAGATACCAAGGGTAACCTACGACGATATAGGGGACTTGGAGGAGGCTAAGCAGAAGATTAGGGAGATGGTTGAGTTGCCGTTAAGGCACCCAGAGCTCTTCAAGCGCCTCGGTATTGATCCTCCGAAGGGTATACTGCTCTACGGTCCTCCGGGTACCGGTAAGACCCTCCTAGCAAAAGCCGTAGCAAACGAGACTGATGCTTACTTCATAGCTATTAATGGCCCTGAGATTATGAGTAAGTTCTACGGTGAGAGCGAGCAGAGACTCAGAGAGATATTCGAAGAGGCTAAGGAGCACGCTCCTGCGATTATCTTTATCGACGAGATAGACGCCATAGCCCCCAAGAGAGAAGAAGTCACAGGAGAAGTAGAAAAAAGAGTAGTAGCACAGCTACTAGCACTAATGGACGGGCTTGAAGCTCGCGGAGACGTTATCGTTATCGGAGCTACCAATAGGCCTAACGCCTTGGACCCTGCGCTTAGAAGGCCCGGCCGCTTTGACAGGGAGATCGAGATAGGCATCCCGGACAAGCGGGGAAGGCTCGAAATATTCAAGGTTCACACTAGGAGCATGCCTCTAGCAAAGGACGTGGACCTTGAAAAGCTCGCCGAGATAACCCACGGCTTCGTCGGGGCAGATATAGCAGCGCTGTGTAGAGAAGCCGCGATGAAAGCCCTCCGGAGAGTACTGCCGAAGATAGACTTGGAGAAGGACGAGATCCCAGTAGAGGTGCTTGAAACGATAGAAGTCACCATGGACGACTTCATGAACGCATTCAGGGAAATAACTCCGAGCGCCCTCAGGGAGATCGAGGTAGAAGTACCGGCGGTGCACTGGGACGACATCGGAGGGCTGGAAGACGTCAAACAACAACTAAGAGAGGCTGTCGAGTGGCCCTTAAAGTACCCAGAGTCGTTCAGCCGCCTCGGTATTGATCCTCCGAAGGGTATACTGCTCTACGGTCCTCCGGGTACCGGTAAGACCCTCCTAGCAAAAGCCGTAGCGACAGAGAGTGAGGCGAACTTTGTTAGCATAAAGGGTCCAGAGGTCTACAGTAAGTGGGTTGGTGAAAGCGAGAGAGCCATACGAGAGCTGTTCAGAAAGGCGAGGCAGGTTGCTCCGAGCATAATATTCATAGACGAGATAGACGCCCTCGCACCAATGAGAGGGCTTGTAACTTCCGATTCGGGGGTCACAGAGCGCGTTGTCAGCCAGCTTTTGACTGAGATGGATGGTTTGGAGAGGCTTGAGGGTGTTGTTGTTATTGCTGCTACTAATAGGCCTGACATTATTGATCCTGCTTTGCTGAGGCCTGGCAGGTTTGATAGGTTGATCTACGTGCCTCCACCAGACGAGAAGGCTAGACTCGAGATACTCAAGGTTCACACTAGGAGAATGCCTCTAGCCGAAGACGTAGACCTAGCAGAAATAGCGAGAAAAACAGAAGGATACACAGGTGCAGATATAGAAGTGCTGGTGCGCGAGGCAGGGCTTCTGGCATTAAGGGAGAATATTTCGATAGACAAGGTTTACAGGAGACACTTCGAGGAAGCGTTAAAGAAGGTAAGACCCTCTCTTACCCCGGAGATAATAAAGTTTTACGAGTCGTGGAACGAGAGAGCTAGAAAGGTTTCAAAGCAGCAGCTAACAGTAACGGGTTTCTATGTATGA
- a CDS encoding DNA-directed DNA polymerase I, with product MKPLLYLLSVKYNGRDGKAHMYFYDEDTHTLVDVPDHTGHLPYLLTDLKPEELIAQYPDVFTHKGFNRLEVVEKYDALNDRWFLMTKVEALDPLSIGGTQKSIREILRGHAWEAKIKYHHCYIYDANLIPGMPYTLENGKPKLVDTKVPEEIEKLIRDLVKEKRDLAEYLSWAQILNAPIPRLRRVAIDIEVDSPPGIVPNPEKADRAVIAVSYYSDDRKGVLLLKRSNDIPKLEQNDAEITVFENEKELLQAAFKIMTSYPVVLTFNGDNFDLPYLLNRALKLGLREEEIPIEWSPRSDYAEIKGSIHIDLYKFFTNKSMRVYAFGNKYREGRTLDEVSMALLGIGKVKHEEAISEMTPERLVEYSLRDAELTYKLTSFNNDLVMKLIILMMRISKLPIEDLTRHNISAWIRNMLYYEHRQRGWLIPNLEDILRLKGQTSTKAIIKGKKYLGAIVINPKPGVYFNVVVVDFASLYPSVIKTWNLSYETVRCQHKECMENRVPGTNHWVCKKRRGLMSEIIGILRDLRVYVYKKGAKSSKNEEERQQYDVIQSALKVFLNASYGVFGSEAFPLYCPPVAESTTALGRYSILKTMQKAVEMGIPVLYGDTDSLFLWNPPQEKLEELLQNILNELQIDLSIDKEYLWVVFSKRKKNYLGLLKERKVDIKGLTGKKRNTPDYIKNLFNEIVEDLSEADNVSEFEKSVDKIRDLVFTAIQRLKKHEVPLDQLAFKVALTKPLKEYTKTTPQHVKAARQLLEYRSKLGISGNVEVGEIIAYVKTRNKDGVKAVQVARIDEVDNDKYIEIMRTTLQQILDALEIDFDDLLSGKVITLEKLV from the coding sequence GTGAAGCCCTTGCTGTACCTGCTCTCCGTGAAGTACAACGGGAGGGATGGAAAAGCCCACATGTACTTCTACGACGAAGACACTCACACGCTGGTAGACGTCCCGGACCACACGGGGCACTTACCGTACCTTTTAACGGATCTAAAACCGGAGGAGCTCATAGCGCAGTACCCCGATGTCTTTACGCATAAAGGGTTCAATCGCCTCGAAGTGGTAGAGAAGTACGACGCGCTTAACGACAGATGGTTCCTCATGACGAAGGTGGAGGCTCTGGATCCTCTATCCATAGGCGGGACCCAGAAGAGTATTAGGGAAATCCTGAGGGGACACGCTTGGGAGGCAAAAATCAAGTACCACCACTGCTACATCTACGACGCCAACCTCATACCGGGCATGCCCTACACTCTCGAAAACGGCAAGCCCAAGCTCGTTGACACGAAAGTTCCTGAAGAAATAGAGAAACTTATACGAGACCTCGTAAAGGAGAAGAGAGACCTCGCCGAGTACCTTTCCTGGGCTCAGATACTTAACGCACCTATACCGAGGCTACGAAGGGTAGCCATAGACATAGAGGTCGATTCTCCTCCGGGCATAGTCCCCAACCCCGAGAAAGCAGATAGGGCGGTTATCGCCGTTTCATACTACTCTGACGATAGAAAGGGGGTTCTCCTCCTGAAGAGATCCAACGATATACCGAAGCTAGAGCAGAACGACGCGGAAATAACGGTGTTCGAAAACGAGAAAGAACTTCTCCAGGCGGCTTTCAAGATCATGACAAGTTACCCGGTAGTCCTGACGTTTAACGGCGATAACTTCGATCTACCGTACCTACTGAACAGGGCGTTGAAGCTAGGGTTACGTGAAGAAGAGATACCTATAGAGTGGTCCCCCAGGTCGGATTACGCTGAGATTAAAGGGTCGATACACATAGACCTCTACAAGTTCTTTACAAACAAGTCCATGCGAGTCTACGCGTTCGGGAATAAATATAGAGAGGGAAGGACGCTCGACGAGGTTTCGATGGCATTGCTCGGAATAGGCAAGGTGAAACACGAAGAGGCTATCAGCGAGATGACTCCCGAAAGACTCGTCGAGTACAGTTTGCGCGACGCGGAGCTTACCTACAAGCTTACATCGTTTAACAACGACTTGGTAATGAAGCTAATAATACTTATGATGAGGATATCGAAGCTCCCAATAGAGGATCTCACCCGTCACAATATTTCCGCCTGGATAAGAAACATGCTGTACTACGAGCACAGGCAGAGAGGCTGGCTCATACCTAACCTTGAAGACATTTTAAGGTTGAAGGGGCAGACCTCCACCAAGGCTATAATCAAGGGGAAGAAGTACCTCGGAGCCATAGTGATAAACCCCAAGCCCGGCGTTTACTTCAACGTCGTAGTAGTGGACTTCGCAAGCCTATACCCCAGCGTTATAAAGACCTGGAACCTTAGCTATGAGACCGTGAGGTGCCAGCACAAGGAGTGCATGGAGAACAGGGTTCCCGGTACAAACCACTGGGTCTGCAAGAAAAGAAGAGGACTCATGTCCGAGATAATAGGGATCCTCAGAGACCTTAGAGTATATGTCTACAAGAAAGGGGCTAAAAGTAGTAAGAATGAGGAGGAGAGGCAACAGTACGACGTCATCCAGTCCGCGCTGAAGGTGTTCCTGAACGCCAGCTACGGAGTCTTCGGGTCCGAAGCCTTCCCGCTATACTGCCCTCCGGTGGCCGAAAGCACGACAGCGCTTGGTAGATACTCCATTCTGAAGACAATGCAGAAGGCCGTGGAGATGGGAATACCCGTGCTGTACGGCGACACGGATAGCCTTTTCCTATGGAACCCTCCGCAGGAAAAGCTCGAAGAGCTCCTCCAGAACATCCTGAATGAGCTTCAGATAGACCTCAGCATAGACAAGGAGTACCTCTGGGTAGTCTTCAGCAAGAGGAAGAAGAACTACCTCGGGCTTTTGAAGGAGAGAAAAGTCGATATTAAGGGTTTAACCGGTAAGAAGCGCAATACTCCGGACTACATAAAGAACCTTTTCAACGAGATAGTCGAAGACCTCTCCGAAGCTGATAACGTGTCGGAGTTCGAGAAAAGCGTGGACAAAATAAGGGACCTAGTGTTCACAGCCATACAAAGGTTGAAAAAACACGAAGTCCCACTCGACCAGCTGGCGTTTAAAGTAGCCCTCACGAAGCCCCTAAAAGAGTACACGAAAACTACTCCGCAACACGTAAAAGCGGCAAGACAGCTCCTGGAGTACAGGAGCAAGCTTGGCATCTCGGGGAACGTCGAGGTGGGAGAAATAATAGCATACGTGAAGACAAGGAACAAGGATGGAGTAAAGGCAGTCCAAGTAGCCAGAATAGACGAAGTAGACAACGATAAGTATATAGAAATTATGAGAACAACGTTGCAACAAATACTTGATGCTCTCGAAATAGACTTCGACGACCTTCTAAGCGGTAAAGTCATCACGCTTGAAAAGCTCGTATAG